Proteins from a single region of Laspinema palackyanum D2c:
- the acpP gene encoding acyl carrier protein encodes MSQDIFSQVKKIVTEQLEVEGDKVTPSASFAEDLGADSLDTVELVMALEENFDIEIPDEAAEKITTVQEAVNYIESQVAAKA; translated from the coding sequence ATGAGTCAAGACATTTTTTCCCAAGTCAAGAAAATCGTTACGGAACAACTGGAAGTTGAAGGGGATAAAGTCACCCCATCCGCCAGCTTTGCCGAAGACCTCGGCGCTGATTCCCTGGATACCGTGGAATTGGTGATGGCATTAGAAGAAAACTTTGATATTGAAATTCCTGACGAAGCAGCAGAAAAAATTACCACTGTCCAAGAGGCAGTGAACTACATCGAGAGCCAAGTTGCAGCAAAAGCATAA
- the fabF gene encoding beta-ketoacyl-ACP synthase II — translation MTSLERKRVVVTGLGAVTPIGNTLQEYWEGLLSGRNGIGPITLFDPSSHSCRIAGEVKGFDPHDYLEKKEAKRMDRFAQFAIAASKQAIADASFEINNLNAEQVGIVIGNGIGGMKVMEDQQTIYLDRGPDRCSPFMVPMMIANMAAGLTAIHTGAKGPNSCVVTACAAGSNAVGDAFRLIQGGYAQAMLCGGTEAAVTPLSVAGFAAARAVSTRNDDPLHACRPFDRDRDGFVMGEGAGILLLEELEHALARGAKIYAEMVGYAMTCDAYHMTSPVPGGEGATRAMLLALKDAGITPEQVSYINAHGTSTAANDKTETNAIKNALGEHAYKVAVSSTKSMTGHLLGGSGGIEAVATVLAVAHDKVPPTINLENPDPECDLDYVPHHSRDCPVNVALSNSFGFGGHNVTLAFAKYQ, via the coding sequence ATGACCAGCTTAGAACGAAAACGAGTTGTTGTTACGGGTCTCGGTGCGGTTACGCCCATCGGCAATACCTTACAGGAATATTGGGAAGGGTTGTTGAGTGGACGTAATGGCATTGGTCCCATTACCCTGTTCGATCCGTCGAGTCATTCCTGCCGGATTGCCGGTGAGGTGAAAGGATTTGACCCCCATGATTACTTGGAAAAAAAAGAAGCCAAGCGCATGGATCGATTTGCTCAGTTTGCGATCGCCGCGAGTAAGCAAGCGATCGCCGATGCAAGTTTCGAGATTAATAACTTGAACGCAGAGCAAGTGGGTATCGTCATCGGCAATGGCATCGGTGGCATGAAGGTGATGGAAGATCAGCAAACGATCTACCTCGATCGCGGACCGGACCGATGCAGTCCATTCATGGTTCCGATGATGATCGCCAATATGGCAGCAGGTTTGACTGCCATTCATACCGGAGCCAAGGGACCCAATTCTTGTGTCGTCACGGCTTGTGCAGCCGGTTCCAATGCCGTAGGAGATGCCTTTCGCCTCATTCAAGGCGGATACGCTCAAGCGATGCTTTGTGGCGGAACGGAAGCGGCAGTGACACCGCTATCGGTTGCCGGGTTTGCAGCAGCGCGGGCGGTTTCTACCCGGAATGATGATCCGCTTCATGCCTGCCGTCCGTTTGATCGCGATCGCGATGGATTTGTGATGGGCGAAGGAGCGGGCATTTTACTCCTCGAAGAACTGGAGCACGCTCTGGCACGAGGGGCAAAAATCTATGCGGAAATGGTAGGCTATGCCATGACCTGTGATGCCTATCACATGACCTCCCCCGTCCCCGGTGGTGAAGGGGCCACACGAGCGATGTTACTCGCCCTGAAAGATGCCGGAATCACACCGGAACAGGTGAGCTACATCAATGCTCACGGCACCAGCACCGCTGCCAACGATAAGACCGAAACCAACGCGATTAAAAACGCTTTGGGAGAACACGCTTACAAGGTAGCAGTTAGCTCTACAAAGTCAATGACCGGGCATTTGCTAGGGGGTTCTGGTGGCATTGAAGCGGTGGCAACCGTCCTGGCAGTGGCCCATGATAAAGTGCCCCCGACGATTAACCTAGAGAATCCAGATCCAGAGTGCGATCTCGATTATGTGCCGCATCACAGCCGGGATTGCCCGGTGAATGTAGCCCTCTCCAATTCCTTTGGGTTTGGGGGACATAACGTCACCCTAGCCTTTGCCAAATACCAGTAA